A single Thermaerobacter sp. FW80 DNA region contains:
- the hutH gene encoding histidine ammonia-lyase: MTDRQPPRGAAADAAAPAASGMPPLVIDGQGLTLQAIAQVARSARPVVLAPRARWRMAASRGRVAAALARGEILYGITTGFGKLADVAIPPAQARRLQENLLRSHAAGVGEPLPVPVVRAMMLLRANALARGYSGVRPEVVERLLELLNRGIHPVVPSRGSLGASGDLAPLAHLALVLIGRGWAEVDGRVLPGDRALAQRDLEPLTLEPKEGLALINGTQAMTALGALAVEEGLYLAAVADVAGALTLQALRGIPAAFDPRIHALRPHPGQQAAAAHLRALLAGSRLVTEPGQVRVQDAYSLRCMPQVHGAVRDALAHAARVLAVEANSVTDNPLIFPDPDPDPEAAAEGARREGDPAAAGAGAGAARGGDDAARGPDGSAGGRGMVGCGGSRADGGAGELDPGPALAGLAEASVPQAGDGWGGVGGDVLSGGNFHGEPVALVLDYAAIALAELANIAERRIERLVNPQLSGLPAFLTRRGGLHSGLMLAQYTAAALVAENKTLAVPASVDSIPSSANQEDHVSMGMIAALKLARVVEHVRHVLAIELLCAAQALDLVGPEGLSPATATVYRAVRAAVPPLGDDRELAPDIARLAGLLERRRIPLPLPQAVGLPDALTAVPDAGWPGGAGERIGSGLDAGRVGSEPEPARERGPGDEGRAGWESDAEHLRSAPDGAGGDAS, translated from the coding sequence GTGACCGACCGCCAGCCGCCCCGCGGGGCTGCCGCCGACGCCGCCGCCCCGGCGGCGTCCGGGATGCCCCCGCTGGTGATCGACGGCCAGGGCCTGACCCTGCAGGCGATTGCCCAGGTGGCGCGGTCCGCGCGTCCCGTGGTCCTCGCGCCGCGGGCGCGCTGGCGCATGGCAGCCAGCCGCGGGCGCGTGGCGGCCGCCCTGGCCCGCGGGGAGATCCTCTACGGGATCACCACCGGCTTCGGGAAGCTCGCCGACGTGGCGATCCCCCCGGCGCAGGCCCGCAGGCTCCAGGAGAACCTGCTGCGCAGCCACGCGGCCGGGGTGGGGGAGCCGTTGCCCGTGCCCGTGGTGCGGGCGATGATGCTGCTCCGGGCCAACGCCCTGGCCAGGGGCTACTCCGGCGTGCGGCCGGAGGTGGTCGAGCGACTGCTGGAGCTGCTCAACCGCGGCATCCACCCCGTGGTGCCGTCCCGCGGATCGCTGGGGGCCAGCGGCGACTTGGCCCCTCTCGCCCACCTGGCCCTGGTGCTCATCGGCCGGGGGTGGGCCGAGGTGGACGGGCGCGTGCTGCCGGGTGACCGGGCCCTGGCCCAGCGGGATCTCGAGCCCCTCACCCTCGAGCCCAAGGAGGGCCTGGCGCTGATCAACGGCACCCAGGCCATGACCGCCCTGGGCGCGCTCGCCGTGGAGGAGGGGCTCTACCTGGCGGCGGTGGCCGACGTGGCCGGGGCCTTGACGCTGCAGGCGCTGCGCGGCATCCCCGCCGCCTTCGACCCGCGCATCCACGCCCTGCGGCCCCACCCCGGCCAGCAGGCGGCCGCCGCCCACCTGCGGGCGCTGCTGGCCGGCAGCAGGCTGGTCACCGAACCGGGACAGGTGCGCGTCCAGGACGCCTACAGCCTGCGCTGCATGCCCCAGGTCCACGGTGCCGTGCGGGACGCGCTGGCCCACGCCGCACGGGTGCTGGCCGTCGAGGCCAACAGCGTCACCGACAACCCCCTGATCTTCCCCGACCCAGACCCCGACCCCGAGGCTGCGGCCGAGGGCGCTCGGCGGGAGGGTGATCCCGCGGCCGCCGGCGCAGGCGCCGGGGCCGCCCGGGGAGGGGACGACGCCGCCCGAGGGCCCGACGGGTCCGCCGGCGGCCGGGGGATGGTCGGATGTGGCGGATCGCGGGCGGATGGCGGCGCGGGGGAACTCGACCCCGGCCCTGCCCTGGCGGGCCTGGCGGAGGCGTCCGTCCCGCAGGCCGGGGACGGGTGGGGAGGGGTCGGCGGCGACGTGCTCTCGGGCGGCAACTTCCACGGCGAGCCCGTGGCCCTGGTGTTGGACTACGCCGCCATCGCCCTGGCCGAGCTGGCCAACATCGCCGAGCGCCGCATCGAGCGGCTGGTCAACCCCCAGCTCAGCGGCCTGCCGGCCTTCCTCACCCGCCGCGGCGGGCTCCACTCCGGGCTGATGCTGGCCCAGTACACGGCGGCCGCCCTGGTGGCCGAGAACAAGACCCTGGCGGTGCCCGCCAGCGTCGACTCCATCCCCTCCTCGGCGAACCAGGAGGACCACGTCTCCATGGGGATGATCGCGGCCCTGAAGCTGGCTCGGGTGGTCGAGCACGTCCGCCACGTGCTGGCCATCGAGCTGCTCTGCGCGGCCCAGGCGCTGGACCTGGTAGGGCCCGAGGGGCTCTCGCCGGCCACGGCGACCGTCTACCGCGCCGTGCGGGCCGCAGTGCCGCCCCTGGGGGACGACCGCGAGCTGGCGCCCGACATCGCCCGGTTGGCCGGGCTGCTGGAGCGCCGCCGCATTCCCCTGCCCCTGCCCCAAGCCGTGGGGCTCCCCGATGCGCTCACCGCGGTGCCGGACGCGGGGTGGCCCGGCGGCGCGGGGGAGCGCATCGGTTCGGGACTCGACGCGGGGCGCGTCGGCTCGGAGCCCGAGCCCGCCAGGGAACGCGGACCGGGTGACGAGGGACGCGCCGGCTGGGAGTCCGACGCGGAGCACCTCCGCTCGGCGCCCGACGGCGCGGGGGGCGATGCCTCGTGA
- the folP gene encoding dihydropteroate synthase, with protein MSRTWRVIPGGLAWGDRRFVWGSRTYVMGILNVTPDSFSDGGRYLDPAAAEEHALAMAEAGADIIDVGAESTRPGATPVPAEEELRRLLPVLRRLAPKLDVPISVDTYKAQVARVALEEGAALINDVGGLRRDPAMAAVAAAHRVPVVAMHARPHGDTAYADFWGEILGFLRAAIERAEAAGLPREMVIVDPGFGFGKTPEQNLDLIRQLPRLRTLGAPVLLGTSRKSTIGRVLDLPVDQRLEGTAATVVLAVARGVDVVRVHDVAPMVRLVRMADAVVRHPRWREGDEPAPVRDAARPDPAAAGAGADPDVPRPTGRLDPTPAPPARSVIQLRALRFEARHGVLPEEHRNPQPFLVDVDLGLDTAAAAAADDLALTVDYAEVHRRVARVVEGPHRRLIETLAHQLAAELLHAFPVDWVRVRVAKPAAPLPGPAEGAAVEVWRSRAGRVGTG; from the coding sequence GTGAGCCGCACCTGGAGGGTGATCCCCGGCGGCCTCGCGTGGGGCGACCGCCGGTTCGTCTGGGGAAGCCGGACCTACGTGATGGGCATCCTCAACGTCACGCCGGACTCCTTCTCCGACGGCGGCCGCTACCTCGACCCCGCCGCGGCGGAGGAGCACGCCTTGGCCATGGCCGAGGCGGGTGCGGACATCATCGACGTGGGCGCCGAGTCCACCCGCCCCGGGGCGACCCCGGTGCCGGCCGAGGAGGAGCTGCGGCGGCTCCTGCCGGTCCTGCGGCGACTGGCGCCCAAGCTCGACGTGCCCATCTCCGTCGACACCTACAAGGCCCAGGTGGCCCGCGTCGCCCTGGAGGAGGGGGCGGCCCTGATCAACGACGTGGGCGGGCTGCGGCGCGACCCGGCCATGGCCGCGGTCGCCGCCGCCCACCGGGTGCCGGTGGTGGCGATGCACGCGCGTCCCCACGGGGACACGGCGTACGCCGACTTCTGGGGCGAGATCCTGGGGTTCCTGCGGGCCGCCATCGAGCGCGCCGAGGCCGCGGGCCTGCCGCGGGAGATGGTCATCGTCGACCCGGGCTTCGGCTTCGGCAAGACCCCGGAGCAGAACCTGGACCTCATCCGGCAGCTGCCGCGCCTGCGGACGCTGGGGGCGCCGGTGCTGCTGGGCACCTCGCGCAAGAGCACCATCGGCCGGGTGCTGGACCTGCCGGTGGACCAGCGCCTGGAGGGCACGGCGGCCACCGTCGTCCTGGCCGTCGCCCGCGGCGTGGACGTGGTGCGGGTCCACGACGTGGCGCCCATGGTGCGGCTAGTGCGCATGGCGGACGCCGTGGTCCGCCACCCCCGCTGGCGCGAGGGGGACGAACCGGCCCCCGTGCGGGACGCGGCTCGACCGGATCCGGCCGCGGCGGGAGCCGGGGCGGACCCGGACGTCCCCCGACCCACGGGCCGTCTGGACCCGACGCCGGCGCCGCCCGCCCGCAGCGTGATCCAGCTCCGGGCCCTGCGCTTCGAGGCGCGCCACGGCGTGCTGCCCGAGGAGCACCGGAACCCGCAGCCCTTCCTCGTGGACGTCGACCTGGGCCTGGATACGGCGGCGGCCGCCGCGGCGGACGACCTCGCTCTGACCGTGGACTACGCGGAGGTCCATCGACGGGTGGCCCGCGTCGTCGAGGGGCCGCATCGGCGACTGATCGAGACCCTGGCCCACCAGCTGGCCGCCGAGCTACTGCACGCCTTCCCCGTGGACTGGGTGCGGGTGCGGGTCGCCAAGCCCGCGGCGCCCCTGCCCGGCCCGGCGGAGGGCGCGGCGGTGGAGGTGTGGCGATCCCGTGCAGGACGCGTCGGGACCGGTTGA
- the folK gene encoding 2-amino-4-hydroxy-6-hydroxymethyldihydropteridine diphosphokinase, protein MQDASGPVDGAARGRVPGPEREPASPTPVRAYVGLGANLGDRRAQLRWAVAALDRQAGVRVVGVASLYGSRPVGVVDQPDFLNSVVALDTVLPADRLLERLLELERQAGRVRLRRWGPRTLDLDLLWYAGLVIRRPPQLVVPHPRAAERAFVLVPWAELAPDTVIPGHGPVGRLAEAIDRSGVWLEEASPGWWQEPKRPSPGAPGAGG, encoded by the coding sequence GTGCAGGACGCGTCGGGACCGGTTGACGGCGCCGCGCGGGGCAGGGTGCCCGGTCCGGAGCGGGAGCCCGCGTCCCCGACCCCGGTGCGGGCCTACGTGGGGCTCGGGGCCAACCTGGGCGATCGGCGCGCCCAGCTGCGGTGGGCGGTGGCCGCCCTGGACCGCCAGGCCGGGGTGAGGGTGGTGGGCGTCGCCTCCCTCTACGGCTCCCGCCCCGTGGGCGTCGTCGACCAGCCGGACTTCCTGAACTCGGTGGTGGCCCTGGACACGGTGCTCCCGGCCGACCGGCTGCTGGAGCGGCTCCTGGAGCTGGAGCGGCAGGCGGGCCGGGTGCGGCTGCGCCGGTGGGGGCCGCGCACGCTGGACCTGGACCTGCTCTGGTACGCGGGCCTCGTCATCCGCCGGCCCCCGCAGCTGGTGGTGCCCCATCCGCGCGCCGCGGAGCGGGCCTTCGTGCTGGTGCCGTGGGCGGAGCTGGCGCCGGACACCGTCATCCCCGGCCACGGCCCCGTGGGGCGGTTGGCCGAGGCCATCGACCGGTCGGGCGTCTGGCTGGAGGAGGCGTCGCCCGGTTGGTGGCAGGAACCGAAGCGGCCCTCCCCGGGGGCGCCGGGAGCGGGCGGCTAG
- a CDS encoding P1 family peptidase — MSTETAAGRGDGGGTAGSLTQVEGILVGHATDRQGLTGCTVVLCPEGATCAVDVRGGAPGTRETDLLGPGRLVQQVHAVCLAGGSAFGLAAAQGVMTWLEERGYGFDTGVARVPIVPAAILFDLAVGDPRARPDAAMGYAACEAASREPVVEGSVGAGTGAVVGAVMGPAGLRKGGVGSAGRFLPNGWTVAALVVLNCYGGVRDPETGRWLVGPPPEPTAPGWPGAEPGRRPRRTGTKADGRPSADPAGADAGEGRGPGRGPGGHGVGGGSPGVGRHTTLAVVATDAALPRDDLHRIAQVAQSGLARVVDPVHTWVDGDTVFALATGRRGGVPTLDDRMALAAAAAQVTAAAALRAVLRAEPLGGIAAVAAGRGPGMGPA, encoded by the coding sequence GTGTCGACGGAGACGGCAGCGGGCCGCGGGGACGGCGGAGGGACGGCCGGCTCCCTCACCCAGGTGGAGGGCATCCTGGTGGGCCACGCCACCGATCGGCAGGGCCTGACGGGGTGCACCGTCGTGCTCTGTCCCGAGGGGGCGACCTGTGCCGTCGACGTGCGGGGTGGGGCGCCGGGCACCCGGGAGACGGACCTCCTGGGCCCCGGCCGGCTGGTCCAGCAGGTGCACGCCGTGTGCCTGGCCGGCGGCAGCGCCTTCGGCCTCGCGGCGGCCCAGGGCGTCATGACCTGGCTGGAGGAACGCGGCTACGGCTTCGACACCGGGGTCGCCCGGGTGCCCATCGTGCCCGCGGCGATCCTCTTCGACCTGGCGGTCGGCGACCCGCGGGCGCGCCCCGACGCGGCCATGGGGTACGCCGCCTGCGAGGCGGCCTCGCGGGAACCGGTGGTCGAGGGCAGCGTGGGAGCGGGGACGGGCGCGGTGGTCGGGGCCGTGATGGGGCCCGCCGGCCTGCGCAAGGGCGGCGTCGGGTCGGCGGGCCGGTTCCTCCCCAATGGTTGGACGGTGGCAGCCCTGGTGGTGCTAAATTGTTACGGAGGCGTGCGGGACCCGGAGACGGGGCGCTGGTTGGTGGGCCCGCCGCCGGAACCGACGGCCCCTGGCTGGCCCGGCGCCGAGCCTGGGCGTCGCCCGCGGCGGACGGGGACCAAGGCCGACGGGCGCCCATCGGCGGATCCAGCCGGCGCCGACGCGGGCGAGGGTCGGGGCCCCGGGCGTGGGCCGGGCGGCCACGGCGTGGGCGGGGGCTCCCCGGGGGTGGGGCGGCACACCACCCTGGCGGTGGTGGCCACCGACGCCGCGCTGCCGCGGGACGACCTCCACCGCATCGCCCAGGTGGCCCAGAGCGGCCTCGCCCGCGTCGTCGACCCGGTCCACACGTGGGTGGACGGCGACACGGTCTTCGCGCTGGCCACGGGCCGGCGGGGCGGCGTCCCGACCCTGGACGACCGCATGGCGTTGGCCGCGGCGGCAGCCCAGGTGACGGCCGCCGCCGCCCTGCGCGCCGTCCTCCGCGCCGAGCCCCTCGGCGGCATCGCCGCCGTCGCCGCGGGCCGCGGTCCGGGGATGGGGCCGGCGTGA
- a CDS encoding type III pantothenate kinase, whose translation MLLAIDIGNTHTKLSLYDGSRHVAGWRLSTNGERTADEFAVTLAALMRGRGLDLGQVTAVAICSVVPPALVPVVTMVRRDLGLEPLVVGPETDTGMPVAYENPRELGADRIANAVAARAEYGAPVIVVDLGTATKWEVVSPDGVYLGGAIAPGVAISLDALVRRAARLSRIELARPHRAIGRSTVEALRAGVLYGFAGQIDAVVDRIQDELGQPAPVVATGGLAPLIAPESRRIEHVDPHLTLKGLRWIHQRLAGSAASASGPAPGETARDRGRPGRA comes from the coding sequence GTGCTGCTGGCCATCGACATCGGCAACACCCATACCAAGCTGAGCCTCTACGACGGCAGCCGTCACGTGGCGGGCTGGCGGCTGTCCACCAACGGGGAGCGGACCGCGGACGAGTTCGCCGTCACCCTGGCGGCGCTGATGCGGGGCCGGGGCCTGGACCTCGGACAGGTCACCGCCGTCGCCATCTGCTCGGTGGTGCCGCCGGCGCTGGTGCCGGTGGTGACCATGGTGCGGCGGGATCTCGGCCTGGAGCCCCTGGTCGTCGGGCCCGAGACCGACACCGGCATGCCGGTGGCCTACGAGAACCCGCGCGAACTGGGGGCCGACCGCATCGCCAATGCCGTGGCGGCGCGGGCCGAGTACGGCGCCCCGGTGATCGTCGTCGACCTGGGCACGGCGACCAAGTGGGAGGTGGTCTCCCCCGACGGGGTCTACCTGGGTGGGGCCATCGCCCCCGGCGTCGCCATCTCCCTGGATGCCCTGGTCCGCCGGGCGGCGCGCCTCTCGCGGATCGAGCTGGCCCGGCCGCACAGGGCCATCGGGCGGAGCACGGTGGAGGCCCTGCGGGCCGGCGTGCTGTACGGCTTCGCCGGGCAGATCGACGCCGTCGTCGACCGCATCCAGGACGAGCTCGGTCAACCGGCGCCGGTGGTGGCGACCGGCGGTCTCGCCCCGCTGATCGCCCCGGAGTCGCGGCGCATCGAGCACGTCGACCCCCACCTGACCCTGAAGGGGTTGCGGTGGATCCACCAGCGCCTGGCGGGCTCGGCCGCGTCGGCATCCGGGCCCGCACCGGGCGAGACGGCCCGCGACAGGGGGCGACCAGGTCGCGCATAA
- a CDS encoding bifunctional nuclease family protein, producing MKVLSVGMVQGSDGNVVVLKEADGDRLLVIAVGLAEASAIALQLQGLQPPRPLTHDLLVNLVRRMQGEIVRVVVHDLRDETFIGQIDIQTEHGIMEIDARPSDAIAIALRADAPIYVAEPVLEMAAVRSDILSGDSSEE from the coding sequence ATGAAGGTCCTCAGTGTGGGGATGGTCCAGGGTTCCGACGGTAACGTGGTGGTGCTGAAGGAGGCCGATGGGGATCGCCTGCTGGTGATCGCCGTGGGTCTGGCCGAGGCCAGCGCCATCGCGTTGCAGCTGCAGGGTCTGCAGCCCCCCCGGCCCCTGACCCACGATCTGCTGGTCAATCTGGTCCGGCGCATGCAGGGCGAGATCGTCCGGGTCGTGGTCCACGACCTGCGGGACGAGACCTTCATCGGGCAGATCGACATCCAGACGGAGCACGGGATCATGGAGATCGACGCCCGCCCCAGCGACGCCATCGCCATCGCCCTGCGGGCCGACGCGCCGATCTACGTCGCCGAACCGGTCCTGGAGATGGCGGCCGTCCGCAGCGACATCCTCTCCGGCGACTCCTCCGAGGAGTGA